The genomic segment GACATGTTGTTAACTGAATaaatgatcagttgattaatccattacataaaattaattggcaacaactTTGACAATTGACAAattatttatgtcattttttttaattttttaatataaaaaatataatattcaCCTGCTCCAGCTTCTTTAATATGAATCTTTGCttgtttctcagttttctgcaacagtaaactcaacatgtttgacataaatataaaacttcTAAAAATACCAGACTCAATGTGTGAACATCAGTGCAGAGAAGTAGAGCGATGCACAGCAGAGTCACCGAGCTGGATCCAAACAGAAAGGAGTCTGTACGACCTTCTGGTGATTTCCGTTAACTGTTCAGATCAAAGTGTTTTACAGTCAGTTCACACAGGAAAACTCTCTGAGAGGAATTCATACCTGAAATTAAGagtgaaaagaaattaaacataacaataataataataataattattattattattattattaattattattattattattattattattattatcataatctaactggaaatggagaaatctctgtctgtccaacCGCTCACCCGATTGACTTAGTGATTTCATGGGTTAtactgaggtgtttttttttttctttccctccaaTATTTTTTCAACCTTAATTCATGTAAATGGGatagacaaaatattaggaacatctctcagtataacccagtacagttggacagcagcacaaattacaggttccaaaatgaccattaagatcaacatcctctttcaaacagattcaataaaaactgatcatTATTATCCTCCTGAAGGAGGGTTTATTGCAGCTGTGTTGTATcaaactgcattagttttatctagatGCACCTCATCAGTTGGCAAGTGagtatgtgtcacagcaatgCTTTCGAATTTGTGGTCcagcattttctgatcaggtatctaACAAACAGGGtccattattataataattattattaatgtcaTAACAAAGcagtggaaattagatgatgatgatgatgatgatgatagaaTACCATGGAAACACAGGTTTTTGTTCAGAGATAATCCTGTGAACTCAAATTAGCCAGGTGTGAACATGACCCAGGTCTACCTGCGACTAAAATAACCAGTATGTAACCAGACTGTGACTGTGTGGTCTTCAGGTGAGCAGAGAATCTGATGAAGAGTGGACTCACCTGAGCTCCAGAGAGGTCGATCCCTCGACTGGAGAACTGCAATCCCTCCAGCCCagggaccaggaccaggaccaggaccaggaccaggaccaggacccCCCCTCAGGAGGACACCAGGGGCTTCCGGGGGACCAGCAGGGTCCAACAGGTCTGAGGGAGGCAGCTCTGTACCCCCACCTGCCTCAAGGTAAGACCACATCCTGCACCTGAGTCTGAGCTGTTTGAGACTTTATGATGTCCCTGCTGACTTCtcctgtccccccccccccagaggcAGACCCCCACCTGGTGGAGTCCCTGTCCCTCATGCTGTCTATGGGTTTCACTGATGAGGGGGGGTGGTTGACTCGACTCCTTCAGGCCAAAAACTTCGACATCGGAGCCGCACTCGATGCCATTCAGTACGCCAAACAGCCCCGCCCACACCagccctgatgatgtcatcactGACATCATCACCTAAACTAAACCAGTGACATAACCAGAGATCATTTATACTGTTTCCTTTTAAACTGAGACTATCTGTCAccttattgttttcattaatcagTTCTTTCAATCAATACTTTAACCCATCGATTAGTGTTTGTACTGCTTAATTATCTTTATTAGTCActgacatgtttctgttttctgttaatctgaacaataaagacatgaagaaCTGAACAGCTGTAATTTTCTTAAACTCAACGTTGAACTGATGCGCAGTCGTCTGTGTTATTGATCAGTTCTAAAGTAATCAGatcaataaatgaaatgatgaaatatttcatcatttcaactAGAACTGAATCTGTGTTTCCTCAGGTCCACAGTGTCATAACATTACATCATACAGAGATTAAACGATTActcaacaggaaattaatcagatgttattttgataatcgatttaTTTAGtcagttttcaaacaaaatagaaaatatgtgTGAGAAATAGTTTTTCTCCCGGTCATCTATGatatttagagctgcaacaattaatcaattcaaAGAAACTTAACTTTAACTATTCTGCTGATCGATTAACTGAGAGTCATTTTTCAGTTCTGATGGTTCTAGGTTCtcagatgtgtttttgcttttctcgGTTTTAATAAGGAATGACAGGAAAGTAAACTGAAGATTTTTGGGTTTTAGTTCttgatcaaaaaaaacaaaataattgatGATGCGACCTTGTATCCTTGGATACAGTGACAGGAATTTTCAacagttttctgatgttctatagaccaaatgattaattgccaaaataactaataataaaataacatatttgGGTCTTGGACTGTTGAtagaatgaaaaatgcaaatggaaGACATTGCCTCAGCCTCTGTGAAATTATGTTCCACATTTTCCACTattgtctgatgttttttttttagactgaagAACTACTggatcaataaagaaaataatcgttaTCCGCAGCTTTGATATGAACATCATGTCTGTATCAGTGTAGCTGATGTAAAGAAGATAATTACTGACTTACTGTTAATCAGCTctgattcactgctgctgttcataTGTTGTTCTAatcccagttttgtttttttaaatctgagctGCAACTGAACAGTATTTTCTTTGATTAAGCCGTTGATTATTTAATCAATCAGAGTCAagtgtgacatcttcaaatgatTAGTCTAAAACTCAAAGATCTTCACCTTACTTagataaaatcagaaaaactgaacatctgAGACACTGGatgagttttttcattttaaaaaattactttaacaattaatcaatcagcAGAATAGGACAGTCAGCTGATTTATTTTGCTCAGATTTTTAAAGTTCCTTCCACTCATGTGATGTTCAATCTTCCCTTTGATTGAAGTCTGTTCGTTTTTATTTCCGTCTGCTGAAGGATGACTGTTTCTCTGTTCTCACCTTTCACACCTGGATGTATGAGATGATTGGAAGATAATCCTGGTCACAGTGAAGTAGGGATTAACAGTATgtacagactgacagagaaactgttttaatgtgtaaCTGATGAGTAAAAATTAATGAGTAGCTGCAGGTTTAAGGATTTTAAACAAGTAAATGTTGTGAAATACCACATGACACAAATGATTATTCAAAGcacagagtatttttatagaTCCTCAAACATCGATATCAGTATCGTTCGGGTTGCACTGAAGACTAAAAGGTTTCAAAACAGAAGTTGGAGCAGCTGCAGATGTTTACTGTCTGACAAACAGGAAACTTGACCACAGCTTCAGATAATGGATTATTAacattatccattaatctgctgattaacCAGCAGTCGTTTATCTGAAAAACTTCAGGAAATGATtaaaagtgacatcttcaggttttgttttgtccagaaCCCAGAGATTCAGTTACTAAGACAGTAgcccaaaaatattcacatttgagaaaaccGGAGAATTTGACATTCTCtctttaaaaaaggctcagaaaaaaatacatattaacaGGCAAATGGTTGCAGATCTAAACTGAACACGACAGAGGTTCAGATAAAAAAGATTCTCACTGTAGAATAAACTgaacgtttcagtcactgttaaACTGTCCTGttagtttcagtgtttctttatGACCTGTTTGTTCGTTTATAACCTCAGCAGGATAAATCAAAGGAACGATTTTACCTCCCACACGGGTTTAAACCCTCTGTTCTGACAGAAACTCCTCGTCGTCAAAGCTGAACTCATCTCCGATCTCAAACATGGACAAAACAGGACGCAGAGGGGGGGCGCTGCTGATGGCGTCACCACAGGACAGAGAGGTAGCTCCACCAATCGGTTGACTCCTCCCACTGAAAGAAGGCTCCTCCCCCTCCTGCACCTGACAGCCAGTACTGAGGAAACGAGTCCACCTGGAGACTGGACCACTAGTCTGGCTGGGAGGATTAATTCTCTTCATGCTGGGAGGACTGGTGCTTGCCAGATTAAAAGGACTGGACCGGTTCAGACCGGGAGGACTGGTGTGGGTCAGACTGGGCATACTGGAAAGGTTCAGATTCTGAGCACCGGTGTGGGTCAGACTGGACTGGATCGGACTGGTCGGACTGGATTTAATCATACTGGGAGGACTGGTGTGTGTCAGACTGGTGCTTCTGGTTGTGGCTGATGGTCTAACAGGTTTCCTCATCAGACTGGAGCAGTTTGACTGCAGAGAGAAGCAGGAGAAGGTTTGGTTCTTTAAAAGGAACAGTCCAATGTAAATAAGTCTGTATGTAACacgtacataaaaaaaacatgacagatcattttaaaaattaaaaaaagaggatcATCAACACTTTAAGCAAAAACTGGTTTATGGTGTTTGAAGGTGTGGGTGATCCGAGTCATGTGGGTTTTCGGATTAATTAGATCACAGAGTCAAGTCTCAGTGATGACCTTGTGTATGCTCAATTTTttcattacaataataaaataagaaggTTTAAGTTCAGTCCACATCAGTCCAGAATCATCGTATTTACATAAAgtcatgaaataaatgtagaatTGTTTCTGTTGATCATTAAATCCACACAATTCACAGGTGTTGCTTCTGTTCAGTTTTAAGTTGTACTAATTTAGTTGGTGACTCAGACCAGCTTCAACTCACCTATACTCACCTGTACCTGACTGTTCTGCGACTGTTCTCACCTGTACTCAGAGACTTAAAGTTTAAGTTGTTGGTGATGTCAGCAGGTTACCTGCTCAGGTGTGTctgttctcttcctcttcctgtcagaCACAGAGGGTTAAAGGTCAGaggtctcttttttttaaatgaagtctTGAACTCAGTTACACAGAGTAATTATTAGCCCTTCAATACAAAACTCAGGGCTGCAAAGACCACAGCACCACCTCTCCTGGTTCATGTTATCAATCAACTATCGATCAGTTATCTATCAGACCTGCTctgtgtctcacctgtctgtctctaaagatgtgttttttataaacCTGTTAACTGACCGGTAGGTGGGTGGAGCCTCTAACAACATACACACTCTCTGAGGTCACACCTGTCGGTCACATTGTTGACATGGAGCATCAAAAcattctcctcctctgactGTGCCTCCTCAGGTGTGTCCATGTATTTGCTCCAGCGGCTCAGCTGAGTCTGTCTCCCCTGTTTCTCTGTCACCTGTAGACAGTCAGAGGAGAAAGCtgaactttaaaaacatttacaaccTTTTACACCTGTGTCgtattatgaaattaaaaaaaactgaaattaaaagacTTCAGAACATTTCGTGTGGttgtgtgcgcacacacacgtgtgtgttcTCACCTGGTTGTCTCTCTCCTGCTCggtttcttcttctccatctgcCACCGCCTGTTCCCTGTTAACAAACATCAGCATTCACATTAGGAGTTGGAGACAGGTAAGAACACCTGATTGTCAGGTGAGAACACTGATGTGTATCTGATGGGACTCAAAGAAGCTTCATTGAATCTGGGACGTAATGTGGTTACCATAGCAACCGGTTGTGGTGCTCCTGCGCCCCCATCATGTCTCCTCTCATGGCGTTCAGTTTCTGAACGTGACGTCTGCAGTCAGCCCCGGAGCCCCGCCCAAACTcctgtcaatcaatcaatcaatcaatcaagcgatcactcattcactcatcTCTTGTGACCAACAAGAGGCGTGTGGCTGTGTATTTATCTGCAGAGATGCTGCTCTCTGcctgtattttcttattatcTTCTCATTTTGATGTGATCTGGACATTTTTGGGCGTCAGCCTTTGGGCAGTGGGAGTGTAGCCCCAGCCAATAACAGTGCGCGGGGTGTGAGGGCGTGACTCTATAAAACTGTAGCGACCAGGTCGCGTCGCTGTCTCcagctctcctctgctctcattcTGTGTCACGGATGTATAAAGAGCTGCaggtctgtgtctgtctgaccgAGACCGGGGCtatgcacacgcacgcactcacgcacACTCTAGCTAGCCCGACCCCGGccactcgctctctctcgctggTTGAGCCAGGGAGGAGGGGCTAACGTTGACTGGTGTGTTTACAAACAACCCCCAGATCCTTGCTAGTGGACCTTTAAAATTGAATtggtttttaacagtttgataGTTGGTGAAGTTTCTGTCTCCACCGAGTGGTACATACACAAACTACATCTGATGTCTCTGagtttattaaaaacacactgcatgtCTCCCCCTTCTTATTGATTAACCTGATGGACTGATTGATTACCTAGTTTTTTCGGGACTGAGCAAAGCTGCTTCCATCAGGTCTGTTTCCAACCTGACTGTTTCccattgatttatttatggtGGCCCaccacattttgattttgtgttttgttttactattCCAAATGGGtaaaatcatatttcattgtAGAGTTgtgtgcatctctctctctctctattattgattaatcaataacgTCGATGAATAATGAGCTTTAGTCTGTTCAGATAATGGTGCAGTTCCACTGGTTTTTGCACCTCCTGATACAGATTACACACCCTGTATACACAACATATGATGAATGGT from the Xiphias gladius isolate SHS-SW01 ecotype Sanya breed wild chromosome 23, ASM1685928v1, whole genome shotgun sequence genome contains:
- the LOC120785229 gene encoding MRN complex-interacting protein isoform X3 translates to MAQEFHVVRCFRCEVFQVQQVKKVNRWRCKVCGEKQSLLKEFGRGSGADCRRHVQKLNAMRGDMMGAQEHHNRLLWEQAVADGEEETEQERDNQVTEKQGRQTQLSRWSKYMDTPEEAQSEEENVLMLHVNNVTDRKRKRTDTPEQSNCSSLMRKPVRPSATTRSTSLTHTSPPSMIKSSPTSPIQSSLTHTGAQNLNRSSPFNLASTSPPSMKRINPPSQTSGPVSRWTRFLSTGCQVQEGEEPSFSGRSQPIGGATSLSCGDAISSAPPLRPVLSMFEIGDEFSFDDEEFLSEQRV
- the LOC120785229 gene encoding MRN complex-interacting protein isoform X1 encodes the protein MAQEFHVVRCFRCEVFQVQQVKKVNRWRCKVCGEKQSLLKEFGRGSGADCRRHVQKLNAMRGDMMGAQEHHNRLLWEQAVADGEEETEQERDNQVTEKQGRQTQLSRWSKYMDTPEEAQSEEENVLMLHVNNVTDRKRKRTDTPEQSNCSSLMRKPVRPSATTRSTSLTHTSPPSMIKSSPTSPIQSSLTHTGAQNLNLSSMPSLTHTSPPGLNRSSPFNLASTSPPSMKRINPPSQTSGPVSRWTRFLSTGCQVQEGEEPSFSGRSQPIGGATSLSCGDAISSAPPLRPVLSMFEIGDEFSFDDEEFLSEQRV
- the LOC120785229 gene encoding MRN complex-interacting protein isoform X2, whose product is MTAESLCVFALCSVCQVKKVNRWRCKVCGEKQSLLKEFGRGSGADCRRHVQKLNAMRGDMMGAQEHHNRLLWEQAVADGEEETEQERDNQVTEKQGRQTQLSRWSKYMDTPEEAQSEEENVLMLHVNNVTDRKRKRTDTPEQSNCSSLMRKPVRPSATTRSTSLTHTSPPSMIKSSPTSPIQSSLTHTGAQNLNLSSMPSLTHTSPPGLNRSSPFNLASTSPPSMKRINPPSQTSGPVSRWTRFLSTGCQVQEGEEPSFSGRSQPIGGATSLSCGDAISSAPPLRPVLSMFEIGDEFSFDDEEFLSEQRV